A portion of the Candidatus Neomarinimicrobiota bacterium genome contains these proteins:
- a CDS encoding insulinase family protein: MGNSKSFTRALLVMLTISIFLFTGEIRGEEKIFQYPITTGTLANGLNVVSVEFDSPGLIAFYTIVRTGSRNEIEPGKSGFAHFFEHMMFRGTDKYSSEDYNNVLKAVGADHNAFTSDDITAYHSLSSSGALEAIIQIESDRFQNLKYDEEDFKKEAGAVLGEYRKSITSPFLPLIEKLRDTAYETHTYKHTTIGFLADIEDMPNQYEHSLFFFDTYYRPENCTILVVGDVDHSNLMALAEKYYGNWERGPGQPEIPQEGAQTEEKRAHLTWENPTLPIMAIGYHGPPFSDTEIDMPALDLLSQLAFSQSSPLYRKLVIEEQLVDFVQGSAFDRRDATMFTIFTRVKDPANVEMVEQEIYKAIEETKTVLADEERLNSIKSHLKYSFAMGLNSPKSVAGTLGHYIGLTGDPETVNRLYKLYDSVTAEDIRNAANKYFSVENRTVVTLSNDGGE; encoded by the coding sequence ATGGGAAACTCAAAAAGTTTTACGCGAGCTCTTCTCGTGATGCTTACGATTTCCATCTTTTTATTTACAGGTGAAATTAGAGGAGAAGAGAAGATATTTCAATATCCGATAACGACAGGAACTTTGGCGAACGGTCTGAACGTAGTCTCGGTGGAATTCGACAGCCCCGGGCTGATTGCATTTTACACAATCGTCCGCACCGGTTCGCGAAATGAAATTGAACCCGGGAAATCGGGATTCGCTCATTTCTTCGAGCATATGATGTTTCGAGGCACGGATAAATATTCATCTGAAGATTATAACAACGTTTTGAAAGCTGTTGGGGCTGACCACAATGCTTTCACCAGTGATGATATCACCGCATACCATTCGCTTTCCAGTTCCGGCGCGCTCGAGGCGATAATTCAAATCGAATCGGACAGGTTTCAGAATTTGAAATACGATGAAGAAGATTTTAAGAAAGAAGCGGGGGCAGTGCTCGGTGAATATCGTAAGAGCATAACGAGCCCGTTTCTTCCGCTGATAGAAAAACTTCGGGATACGGCATACGAAACGCACACGTATAAACATACCACGATAGGATTCCTTGCCGACATAGAGGATATGCCGAATCAGTATGAGCACAGTCTCTTTTTCTTTGATACGTATTACAGACCCGAAAACTGCACTATTCTCGTCGTAGGTGACGTTGACCATTCTAACCTGATGGCTCTTGCGGAGAAGTATTACGGGAATTGGGAACGCGGCCCCGGACAGCCGGAAATTCCTCAGGAAGGAGCGCAGACGGAAGAAAAAAGAGCTCACCTGACATGGGAGAACCCGACCTTACCGATCATGGCGATAGGGTATCACGGACCGCCGTTCAGCGACACAGAGATAGATATGCCCGCTCTCGACCTGCTTTCACAGCTGGCATTTTCGCAATCATCGCCTCTATACAGGAAATTGGTCATCGAGGAGCAGCTGGTGGATTTCGTTCAGGGAAGCGCTTTTGACCGAAGGGACGCTACGATGTTCACGATATTTACACGTGTGAAAGACCCTGCAAATGTTGAGATGGTTGAGCAGGAGATCTACAAAGCTATTGAGGAAACGAAAACGGTTCTCGCTGACGAAGAACGGCTCAATTCGATAAAATCTCATCTTAAATACAGTTTCGCCATGGGATTGAACAGCCCGAAAAGCGTCGCAGGCACGCTCGGACATTATATCGGCTTGACGGGCGACCCTGAGACGGTAAACCGGTTGTATAAGTTATATGACAGTGTAACGGCGGAAGATATTCGGAATGCCGCCAATAAATATTTCAGCGTAGAGAACAGAACGGTAGTGACTTTGAGTAATGACGGAGGTGAGTGA
- the dctP gene encoding TRAP transporter substrate-binding protein DctP: MRLFIIKLFLSLFSFVLITTVASGQKKIKVKIATLAPKGSPWHEILVKMGREWREASNGQIQLKIYPDGVAGDEDSMIRKMRIGQFQAAALTFNGLAFIDPSVKAFAIPMLYDDYSQLDRVREILGGEIRRRMEANGFILLAWADVGWVRFFSSKPIMTPEDLKKMKIFTWAGDEVAQRMWSNAGYHAIPLQPIDILMGLQTGLINAFSSPPFGALSSQWFGIANHMLDLRFAPFIGGIVIDKRTWNKIPEEYKPELIAAADKLARLVKEDLRHGDQAFIDAMVEHGLTVHTPDSATKDLWRETAQTFYPDLRGDFVPADIFDRAVAISDSLRALDSAGTDGQ, from the coding sequence TTGCGTTTGTTTATAATAAAATTATTTCTATCTCTTTTTTCTTTTGTGCTTATCACTACAGTCGCATCGGGACAGAAAAAAATAAAAGTAAAAATTGCTACGTTAGCACCGAAGGGTTCTCCATGGCACGAGATACTCGTTAAGATGGGGAGAGAATGGCGGGAAGCCTCAAACGGGCAGATTCAGTTGAAGATATATCCCGACGGAGTTGCCGGTGACGAAGATTCGATGATTCGTAAGATGCGCATAGGTCAGTTTCAGGCGGCGGCTCTTACTTTTAACGGCTTAGCGTTCATCGACCCTTCGGTAAAGGCTTTTGCCATACCGATGCTCTATGACGACTACAGCCAGCTTGACAGGGTTAGAGAAATCTTGGGTGGAGAGATACGACGTCGAATGGAAGCTAACGGATTCATACTGCTTGCATGGGCGGACGTCGGCTGGGTCCGGTTCTTCTCTTCAAAGCCTATCATGACACCCGAAGACCTCAAAAAGATGAAAATATTTACGTGGGCCGGCGATGAGGTCGCCCAGCGAATGTGGTCTAACGCAGGCTACCATGCCATTCCGCTTCAACCGATAGATATACTGATGGGACTACAGACCGGACTGATAAACGCTTTTTCTTCACCTCCCTTCGGCGCTCTCTCCTCACAGTGGTTCGGAATTGCAAATCATATGCTTGATCTTCGTTTTGCTCCTTTTATCGGTGGAATTGTAATAGATAAAAGGACATGGAACAAGATTCCGGAGGAGTATAAACCAGAGTTGATCGCCGCTGCCGACAAGCTTGCCCGGCTGGTTAAGGAAGATCTCCGGCATGGAGACCAGGCGTTTATTGATGCTATGGTAGAACACGGTCTCACGGTTCACACTCCTGACAGTGCCACAAAAGATCTATGGAGGGAAACAGCACAGACGTTTTATCCCGACCTGCGGGGAGATTTCGTTCCGGCGGATATTTTTGACCGCGCAGTAGCTATCAGCGACAGCCTCAGGGCGCTCGATTCCGCGGGAACAGACGGTCAGTGA
- a CDS encoding insulinase family protein, which yields MNRHIFVLVLLSTLLAAGCASQKTDVMKKKGIGLKVSKLPSAHSPLIAFRILFGSGTINEPAGKEGIAAITASVMAQGGTGEMSYNDVVQALYPMAANIGQQINKEVTVFTGNVHVDHLEEFYDIFSNLILNPRWDESDFKRIVDQHSNYIKNTLRSNDDENLGKAALNLFMYEGHPYVRRGPGTVKSLEALTIEDLKAYAAANYTQDNLVIGIAGGYPDGFIDRIRADFSVLAKDAPAVVDLPEPNPISGIEVMIVKKPNDGAAISIGAPIAVTRSDKDFYALMIANSYLGEHRTFNGKLMNHMREDRGLNYGDYSYIENFVQDGGSTFPVPNIPRRQQFFSIWIRPVAHENALFSLKQAVRELDMLVTDGISEEDFETTRKYLLNYSKLWVQTASRRLGYVMDSDWYGTEYFIDKIEKELALLTREDVNAAVKKYLQSKNLKVAIVTEEAEKVRDLLLSGEKTPIVYQAGNTPQELLDEDKFIESYDLGINADALKIVEAEDLFEG from the coding sequence ATGAATCGCCATATATTTGTTTTGGTCTTGCTGTCAACGTTATTGGCGGCGGGCTGTGCGTCTCAGAAAACGGACGTAATGAAAAAGAAGGGGATCGGATTGAAAGTCAGTAAACTGCCGAGCGCGCATTCTCCGTTAATAGCGTTCAGAATCCTTTTTGGGAGCGGCACAATTAATGAACCGGCGGGGAAAGAAGGGATAGCCGCTATCACCGCATCTGTGATGGCGCAAGGAGGAACGGGCGAGATGTCGTATAATGACGTTGTGCAGGCTCTCTATCCGATGGCGGCAAATATAGGTCAACAGATAAATAAAGAGGTAACGGTATTCACCGGAAACGTCCACGTAGATCATTTAGAGGAGTTCTATGACATTTTCTCGAATCTTATCTTGAATCCGAGATGGGACGAGTCGGATTTTAAGAGAATAGTCGATCAGCACTCGAATTACATAAAGAATACTCTGCGGAGTAATGACGATGAGAACCTCGGAAAAGCCGCTCTTAATCTCTTTATGTACGAAGGACACCCGTATGTCAGAAGAGGGCCGGGAACTGTTAAATCGCTTGAGGCTCTGACTATTGAAGACCTCAAAGCGTATGCTGCGGCTAACTATACTCAGGATAATCTCGTTATAGGAATTGCGGGAGGATATCCTGACGGGTTTATCGATAGAATACGGGCTGATTTCTCCGTGTTGGCTAAAGATGCTCCTGCTGTTGTTGACCTTCCCGAACCGAACCCGATCAGCGGTATTGAAGTTATGATCGTCAAAAAGCCGAACGACGGAGCGGCAATTTCTATCGGTGCTCCGATAGCCGTAACACGTTCTGACAAAGATTTCTACGCGTTGATGATTGCCAATTCATATCTCGGCGAGCACAGGACATTCAACGGTAAGCTGATGAATCACATGCGCGAAGACAGGGGTTTGAATTACGGCGACTATTCTTATATAGAGAATTTCGTGCAGGACGGCGGAAGTACTTTTCCTGTGCCGAACATTCCGCGAAGACAACAGTTCTTCAGTATCTGGATACGCCCGGTGGCTCATGAGAATGCTCTGTTTTCCCTCAAACAGGCGGTTAGGGAACTCGATATGCTCGTAACGGACGGTATCTCGGAAGAGGATTTCGAGACTACACGCAAATACCTCCTGAACTACTCGAAACTCTGGGTGCAGACGGCGAGCAGGCGGTTAGGGTATGTGATGGATTCAGATTGGTACGGCACCGAATACTTTATTGACAAGATAGAAAAAGAACTGGCTCTGTTGACACGCGAGGACGTGAACGCCGCAGTTAAGAAATATTTGCAGTCGAAGAATCTCAAAGTAGCGATTGTAACGGAAGAGGCGGAAAAAGTCCGCGATTTACTGCTGTCGGGAGAGAAAACTCCGATTGTATATCAGGCGGGCAATACCCCTCAGGAGCTCCTTGACGAGGACAAGTTTATTGAGTCATATGATCTCGGTATTAACGCCGATGCGTTGAAGATAGTCGAGGCGGAAGACCTGTTCGAAGGATAA
- a CDS encoding TRAP transporter TatT component family protein, whose translation MNINSIHGILVVIALSLLTSACSIRSMAINSIADALSATGTGFASDDDPELIREAVPFSLKTVETLLEERPEHVGLLLTAAKGFTQYGYGFIQQDADFIEEEDFDEALRLRDRASKLYDRSIRYARRALEVNHKGFISAFDTDPESAVTILDKNDVPLIYWYSAALGLKISLSKDDPMEIAKLPQVEFLIGRAIELDAGWDRGALYEFMVSFEGGLSEIMGGSPDKADEYLDKAIELSGGRRAGPYVAYAESVCVMQQKRDVFVEMLEKALAVSIDEPSEDRLANIIAQNRARWLLETIDDLFF comes from the coding sequence ATGAATATAAATTCAATTCACGGGATACTTGTCGTTATCGCATTAAGTCTTTTGACTTCTGCATGCTCGATTCGGAGCATGGCGATAAACTCGATCGCGGATGCCTTAAGCGCAACGGGCACCGGATTCGCCTCGGACGACGATCCGGAGCTGATCCGCGAAGCGGTTCCCTTTAGTCTCAAAACGGTCGAGACACTTCTTGAGGAAAGACCGGAACATGTAGGTCTCCTGCTGACCGCTGCAAAGGGGTTCACACAATACGGTTACGGATTCATCCAGCAGGACGCCGATTTCATAGAGGAAGAGGATTTTGACGAGGCGCTCAGGCTCAGAGACCGCGCGTCAAAACTCTACGACCGCTCAATAAGATATGCGCGCCGGGCTCTCGAGGTCAATCACAAAGGGTTCATCTCTGCGTTCGATACAGATCCTGAATCAGCCGTGACTATTCTCGATAAAAATGACGTCCCGCTTATTTATTGGTACTCCGCTGCGCTCGGATTGAAAATCTCTCTCTCCAAAGACGACCCGATGGAGATAGCGAAGCTTCCTCAGGTCGAATTTTTAATCGGCAGAGCTATCGAGCTCGATGCCGGCTGGGACAGAGGCGCGCTTTACGAGTTTATGGTCTCCTTCGAGGGTGGACTCTCCGAGATCATGGGCGGTTCTCCTGATAAGGCTGATGAATATCTCGATAAAGCGATCGAGCTGTCAGGCGGAAGACGGGCAGGTCCTTACGTCGCTTATGCCGAGTCCGTTTGTGTTATGCAGCAAAAGAGGGACGTTTTCGTTGAGATGCTTGAAAAGGCGCTCGCAGTAAGCATAGATGAACCTTCGGAAGACAGGCTTGCGAACATTATAGCGCAAAACAGGGCGCGATGGCTGCTTGAGACGATTGACGACCTTTTCTTTTAA